The DNA sequence TACCTGTAACCATTTTTTGATAAAATCTTTCTCTTCAACATTGTTGATGTAAGTATATTCAACACCGATTGAATCACAATAGATGTGCTCCAAATGAGTGATAATATCCTGTAGCGTTGCAGGTTCTTTCATTCCTGTTTCAACAGCACAGTTAAATTTCGTATTTAAATCCTCCTTGCTCAGACCGAAATTTTCGATGTCCAAAGTAGGCATATAATGTCTTCTTTCTCTTACCGGGTTTGTTTTTGTAAACAAATGCCCTCTTGTTCTGTAAGCCTCAATAAGGTTTACAACCTTAAATTCTTTCTTGATGTGCTCAGGAACCTCTCCGTTTGATACCGCCTGAGATATTTGCTGTACTGCAGGGGCAGCATTAGCTGGAACTTGAATGTATTGGATGTTATCTTCATCACCGTAGTTTTCCAAGGCAAAATCGAAACCTTGAAAGAAGGCTTTCCATGATGGTTCTAAAGAATCCGGGAATTTTAAGTATTGTTGGTATAAATCCTCAATTAACTGAGAATGAGCTGCGTTTAGGAATGAAAATCTGTCCATTATTACAGTTTATCTATTATTAAAATTTGTTTGTATAATTAATCCTCAAATTTAATAAAAAAAACCGACTTGGGACAGCCCTAAAATATTAAAAAAACTATAAAAGAAATAAATTCTGTAAATTTACTTGTACACTGATAATGAAAGCTTCATATTCACATCCTGATCCTCCATAGGGCGTTCTATAAAAACCTGACGAATGTCACCAAAACGCATTTCATCTTTCTTTGCTTTTTGAATTAATTGTTGGATGACCTTTACTCTTCCGGCATAAGTTCCTTTGTAATACATCACATAATTCTGAGTAGGACTTACAGATCTGAAACTAAAATTATTATCCGTAATTCCAATCTTTTTAGACAAAGGAATTCCCATAAAATAGGAAACCTCTTTATCTTTGTAATTATCAGCATCGGTAATAAGGATCGGAAAGCCAAATTCATCCTCTTTTTTGCCCAAATCCATGCTTATGTAATTATAAACTTTATTATAATTCATAACAATATTTTTATACAATGCATCTTTCTTATTGGAAGTACTTACATTAATTCCCAACAGAAGCTTTTCTTCTTCATTTTCAACCATTAGGCTGTCATATTTTATAGCGGCCATCTGATTATCCTTCTCCACTTTGTTTCCTAATACATTTTTCAGATTGATCATACTTTTATCAATATTCTCAGCAAACCTGTCTTCTGTCCAGAAGTTTTCAACTCTCCTTAAAACAGATAACTTGGGAGTATGTACAAACCAGGTGATTTTCGTCTTTTCAGCTGATAAAGGCTTAAACTTAACATCTACAAGTGTTGGATTTTCATTTTGATCTTCAAAAAGCTGATACCTTAAGGTTTGATTAGGATTTTCATATCGAATAAACATTTCTCCATCTCTATCGTTTTTAGGATCAACATAGCTGATTGCGCTTCCCATTCCTTCATAAGGAGTATAATAATCGATATCAATAGACTGGGAATTGGTAAAGAAATTATTCCAGCGCGTAAAATTCTGTAAATTATTGAATTGAT is a window from the Chryseobacterium sp. T16E-39 genome containing:
- a CDS encoding SRPBCC domain-containing protein — its product is MRFFKIISVIVVLLVGAYALSMYYFVEDSKNFKIEKEIDYPVDKVFHQFNNLQNFTRWNNFFTNSQSIDIDYYTPYEGMGSAISYVDPKNDRDGEMFIRYENPNQTLRYQLFEDQNENPTLVDVKFKPLSAEKTKITWFVHTPKLSVLRRVENFWTEDRFAENIDKSMINLKNVLGNKVEKDNQMAAIKYDSLMVENEEEKLLLGINVSTSNKKDALYKNIVMNYNKVYNYISMDLGKKEDEFGFPILITDADNYKDKEVSYFMGIPLSKKIGITDNNFSFRSVSPTQNYVMYYKGTYAGRVKVIQQLIQKAKKDEMRFGDIRQVFIERPMEDQDVNMKLSLSVYK